The Lutibacter sp. A64 genome segment TACATTTGGAGTAAAAGGAGGGTTTGAAGCAGCTAAAAAAGTCACAGATGCAACTGAAATATTTTCACTACTTGCAAATATTGGAGATACAAAATCATTAATTATACATCCAGCAAGTACAACACATCAACAATTAACAGTTGAGCAACAAGCAAGTGCAGGTGTTGGTCAAGATCTAATTAGATTATCTGTAGGTCTTGAAGATATTGAAGATTTAAAAGGAGATTTAGAACAGGCTTTCAAAAAAATAGTAGATTAAATTTTGTTTGAGAAAAAATTATTGCGTTAATTTGTTGCTTAGTTCATAAGCATATTGACTATTGTTATCAAGAAAGGCAGAGGGAATAGACCCTGTGAAGCCTTAGCAACCCTTTAACTTGTAAAGAAGGTGCTAAATTCTACCCATTTTGGATAGATAACTAAACCTAATTATTCTCAAAATAATTAGCTGCAAATTCACATAACAATTTTTTTTAAGCAAACTAAAAAGTTTGAAATATATCATATTAAGAGTAATAAAACATTGATGTTTTAGAATGTTAAAACTCGTTTTGTTATTCTTAATATGATTAAATAAAGTTTAATAAGTAATAATTGATGAAGCAATTGCAACATATAACTCTTTCCAATTTTATTTCTGAAAAAGGATATAGAAGTGAACAACTTCAACTTTCTTATGAAGTTTTTGGAAAAGAATTGTATTCTGCTCCTATTATTTTAATAAACCATGCTCTAACAGGAAATTCTAATGTAGCTGGAAAAGGTGGCTGGTGGACAGATTTAGTTGGAGAAAATAAGGTGATAGATACCAATCAATACACTATTTTATCGTTTAATATTCCTGGAAATGGGTACGATGGTTTTGTAATTGAAAACTATAAAGATTTTGAGGCGAGAGATATAGCAAACATATTTTTATTAGGGCTTGAAAAATTAAAAATACAAGGTCTATTTGCATTAATTGGAGGTTCTTTAGGTGGTGGAATTGCTTGGGAAATGGCAGTTATAAGTCCAAAAATTACCGAACATTTAATATTAATTGCTACCGATTGGAAAGCTACCGATTGGTTAATTGCAAACTGTCAAATTCAAGAACAGTTTCTTGTAAATTCTAGCAATCCAGTACATGATGCACGTATGCATGCAATGCTGTGTTACAGAACGCCAGAATCTTTTAAAAAGCGTTTTCAACGTTCTAAAAATGAAGCATTGGCCATTTTTAATGTAGAGAGTTGGTTGTTGCACCACGGCAAGAAATTACAAGAACGCTTTCAATTATCTGCTTATAGATTAATGAATCAATTGCTTAAAACTATTGATGTTACCAAAGGAAGAGATGCACATGTTTTAGATTCAATTAAAGCAAATATTCATATTATAGGAGTAGATTCAGATTTGTTTTTTACGGCTGAAGAAAATAAAGAAACACATAAACAATTAGCATTAACAAACCCGAATGTTACTTATAACGAAATTAATTCGGTACACGGACACGATGCTTTTTTAATGGAATATAAACAATTAGGGAAAATTATAGAACCAATTTTTAACATAAGTTCTAAACATAATAAGATGAAAATAGTAAAATTTGGAGGGAAGTCTTTAGCAAATGGTTTAGGTTTAGAAAGTACCTTAGCTATTATTAAAAATAAAATTGACAACAACGAAAATATAGCAGTAGTAGTTTCTGCACGTGGTAAAACTACAGATCATTTAGAGTCTATTTTAGAAAAAGCTAAAAATAGTTTGCCTTATGTAGAAGAATTTGAACAGTTGAAAAATTATCAGTTAGAGGCTGATAATACAGTAGATTTATCTGCAGAATTTCAATTGTTAGAAGAAATTTTTAAAGGCGTTAATTTACTTGGAGATTACAGTGTAAAAGTTAAAGATCAAGTACTTGCTCAAGGTGAATTAATTTCAGCTAAATTGGTTGCAAATTTATTGAATAAAAATGGTGTAAAAGCCAATTTTGTAGATACTCGTTTGTTAATTAAAACAAATAATCAGTTTGGAAAAGCACAACCTTTTGAAAATACTTCAGAAGAAAATGTTATTGAGTTTTTTAGAAATCAACCAGATGATATTACTCAAATTATTACAGGTTTTATTGGTTCAAATTTACAAGGAGAAACAACAACTTTAGGAAGAAATGGTAGTAATTACACAGCTTCTTTAATTGCTAATTTTTTAAATGCACAAGAGTTTCAAAACTATACACATGTTGATGGAATTTATACAGCAAATCCAGACTTGGTTGAAAACGCAAAAAAAATTGAAAAATTAAGCTATCAAGAAGCCAATGAAATGGCAAATTTTGGAGCTAATATTTTACATGCAAAAACTATTATTCCTTTAATTGAGAAAAATATTCCTTTACGAATTTTAAACACCTTTAATGCTAATAATGAAGGAACTTTAATAGGTAAAGAAACAGAACGTGGAGGTATAAAATCGCTTTCAGTTGAACAAAATGTTGCTTTGGTAAACTTAATAGGTAGAGGATTATTGGGTAAAGTTGGTGTAGATGGTAGAATTTTTGGAGCTTTAGGTAGAGAAAATATAAGTGTAAGTATTATTTCTCAAGGATCATCAGAACGAGGAATTGGTTTTATTGTAGATGCTAAAAATGGCTATAGAGCTAAAAAAGTACTAGAAGAAGAATTTAAAACAGAATTTCAAAGTAAAGATGTAAGTCAGGTTTATGTTACAGAAAATGTTTCGGTAATTTCTATTATAGGTCAAAGTTTATATTCTTTTAATCAGCCATATAGCGCGTTAATTAAAAACCATATAACACCTATACTAATTAACAATACGGTTACTGGAGAAAATGTATGTTTGGTTGTAAAACAAACAGATTTAAAAAAGGCTGTTAATGTTATTCATGGAGAGATTTTTGGAGTTTCAAAAAATGTAAACATTGCTATTTTTGGGAAAGGTTTAGTTGGAGGAACGCTTATAAATCAAATTTTAAAGAGCAAAGACAATATTATTAAAAGAAAAAACATCAACTTAAATATTTTTGCTGTAGCAAATTCATCAAAAGTTTTATTGAATAAAAATGGGGTTTCTACAGATTGGGAAAAAGACTTAGAAAAAAGTGACGTAGAAAACAGTATTCAAAATATTTTAGAATATGCAGAAAAATTTCATTTAGAAAATTTAATTGCAATTGATAATACCGCTAGTAGCGAGTTTGTTAAACATTATATAGAATTAGTTGAAGACGGTTTCGATTTAATTTCTTCAAATAAAATTGCAAATACATTAGATTATACTTTTTATAAAGAATTAAGAGAAAAACTAAGTAAAAATAAAAAAACATATTTATACGAAACTAATGTTGGTGCTGGATTACCATTAATAGATACTATAAAATTATTACATGATTCTGGTGAAAATATAACAGGAATAAGAGGTGTGTTTTCGGGATCGTTAAGTTATTTATTTAACAATTATTCAGCACAAGATCGTCCGTTTAGTGTAGTTTTAAAAGAAGCTATAGAAAACGGATATACAGAACCAGATCCACGTGAAGATTTATGTGGAAACGATGTAGGTAGAAAATTATTGATATTAGCACGTGAATTAGATTTACAAAATGAATTTACAGATGTTAAGATTGAAAATTTAATTCCTGAAGATTTACGTGAAGGTTCCGCATCAGAATTTTTAGGTAAACTTGATGAGATGGATGCATATTATCAGGATATTAAAGACAGTCAAAAAGAAGGTCATGTTTTAAGATATATTGGAGATTTATCTGGTAATTTACAAGAAGATAAAGGAATTTTAGAAGTAAAATTAATTTCTGTACCTGCAAATAGCGCTTTAGGTCAAATACAAGGAGCCGATGCCATTTTTGAAGTATTTACAGAATCTTATGGAGAAAAACCTATTGTAATTCAAGGAGCTGGAGCAGGAGCGGCAGTGACAGCACGTGGAGTTTTTGGTGATGTTTTAAGACTAGCAGAGAAAAATTAATTTGCAAGGTTAAAGTTAAAAGGTAACATCAAAAACGCGTTAGCGATAGTAGTGGCATCCTTTTTTAAAGTGGAACGAAGAAAAAGATATAACGGATAGCGCGACCTGCAAGGAAACGCCCAAAAGAATACTATATTAAATGAGTAAAAAAAAATTTGAAACAGCAGCAATTAGAACTCAATTAGAACGTTCACAATTTCAGGAACATTCTACACCAATGTATGTAACTTCTAGTTTTGTTTTTGAAGACGCAGAAGATATGAGAGCTTCTTTTAGTGAAGAAAAAGATAGAAATATTTATTCACGTTTTAGCAATCCAAACACTACGGAATTTGTTGAGAAAGTTGTTACAATGGAAGCTGCTGAAGATGGTTATGCTTTTGCAACTGGAATGGCTGCTATATATTCTACGTTTGCAGCTTTATTAAGTAGTGGTGATCATATAGTTTCTGCGCGTTCGGTTTTTGGTTCTACACATACTTTATTTACTAAGTATTTTCCAAAATGGAATATAGAAACGTCATACTTTGATATTAACAATCCTAATGAAATTGAAAGTTTAATAACGCCTTCAACTAAAATTTTATATGCTGAATCTCCAACAAACCCAGGCGTCGATATTATTGATTTAGAAATATTAGGAAAAATTGCAAAAAAACACAATCTAATATTAATTATAGATAATTGTTTTGCAACACCATATATTCAACAACCAATTAAATTTGGTGCAGATTTAGTAGTACATTCTGCTACTAAATTAATGGACGGGCAAGGAAGAGTTTTAGGAGGCGTTGTTGTTGGTAAGTCTGAATTGGTTCGAGAAATTTACTTATTTTCACGTAATACGGGTCCTGCAATGTCTCCATTTAACGCTTGGACTTTAAGTAAAAGTTTAGAAACTTTGGCTGTAAGAGTTGATAGACATTGCGAAAATGCACTTAAAATTGCTAAAACTTTAGAAAGTAATGCAAATATTTTAAAAGTTAAATATCCATTTTTAACATCGCATCCTCAATATAAAATTGCCAAAAAGCAAATGAAATTAGGAGGAAATATTATTGCTGTTGAAGTAAAAGGAGGTATAGAAGCAGGAAGAAAATTTTTAAATGCTATTAAAATGTGTTCACTTTCGGCAAATTTAGGAGATACTAGAACTATAGTTACACACCCTGCATCTACAACACATAGCAAACTTAGTGAACAAGAACGTTTAGCAGCTGGAATTACACCCGGTTTAGTGCGTATTTCAGTTGGTTTAGAAAATGTGAATGACATTCTAGAGGATATTGAACAGGCATTAAATACTTAAATTTTAACAAATTTTTTTAAAAAATGTTAAAATTTAGTAGAATAATAATCTATTAGTCTATCGAGTTGGTAGGCTAATAAAAAAAATGTATGTTTGCCATCAAAATAGTATAAAAGAAAAAAATGATACTAGATCAATTATTTATTTTAAACAAAACGCCTAAAGCTAAAAGCAAAACAAAATCGAAAGATTCTGAAAAACCTTTACGCAGTGTTGTAAAATCAATTAGCTGGAGGATTGTTGGAACTTTAGATACGGTATTAATTTCTTGGTTAGTTACCGGACATATAGCGCTGGCTTTATCAATTGGTTCTATAGAATTAATTACAAAAATGGTATTGTACTTTTTTCATGAAAGAATTTGGAATAAAATAAAATGGGGAAAATAATGAAACAGTTTAATATTGAACAAATAAATGAAGATTTAAAAGATAAATCTCCAGCAGAAATTATTACTTGGGCATTGTCAGTTGCTAAAAACCCAGTGTTAACAACAAACTTTAGACCGTATGAAGTTGTTATTTTACACGCTTGTACGCAAGTTGAACCAGAATTAAAAATTATTTGGTGTGATACAGGTTATAACACACCACAAACATATAAGCATGCAAATGAACTGATACATGCGCTAGAGTTAAATGTACATTTATATGTGCCAAAACAAACAGCTGCGTATAGAGATTCAATTATTGGAATCCCTCAAATTGATGATCCACAACATAAAATTTTTACTGAACAAGTAAAACTAGAGCCGTTTACTAGAGCAATGCAAGAGCATAAACCAGATGTTTGGTTTACAAATTTAAGAAAAGGTCAAACTGCTTTTAGAGATAGCATTAATGTAGTTTCATTAAGTAAAGATGGTATTTTAAAAGTGAGTCCTTTTTATAATTATTCAGATGCGCAATTAGATGCATATCTAGAAGAATATGAATTGCCAAATGAGTTTAAATATTTCGACCCTACAAAAGTATTAGAAAATAGAGAATGTGGTTTACATTCGTAAAAAGTGAATTATGACAGATAAATTATACATAAATCAATTAGAAAACGAAGCAATTTACATTATAAGAGAAGTTGCGGCACAGTTTAAAAAACCAGTGCTGTTATTTTCTGGAGGAAAAGATTCTATAACTTTAGTTAGGCTGGCTCAAAAAGCATTTTATCCAGCAAAAATTCCTTTTCCTTTAATGCATATTGATACAGGACATAATTTTCCTGAAACTATTGAATTTA includes the following:
- a CDS encoding DUF2061 domain-containing protein, encoding MILDQLFILNKTPKAKSKTKSKDSEKPLRSVVKSISWRIVGTLDTVLISWLVTGHIALALSIGSIELITKMVLYFFHERIWNKIKWGK
- a CDS encoding trans-sulfuration enzyme family protein, whose translation is MSKKKFETAAIRTQLERSQFQEHSTPMYVTSSFVFEDAEDMRASFSEEKDRNIYSRFSNPNTTEFVEKVVTMEAAEDGYAFATGMAAIYSTFAALLSSGDHIVSARSVFGSTHTLFTKYFPKWNIETSYFDINNPNEIESLITPSTKILYAESPTNPGVDIIDLEILGKIAKKHNLILIIDNCFATPYIQQPIKFGADLVVHSATKLMDGQGRVLGGVVVGKSELVREIYLFSRNTGPAMSPFNAWTLSKSLETLAVRVDRHCENALKIAKTLESNANILKVKYPFLTSHPQYKIAKKQMKLGGNIIAVEVKGGIEAGRKFLNAIKMCSLSANLGDTRTIVTHPASTTHSKLSEQERLAAGITPGLVRISVGLENVNDILEDIEQALNT
- a CDS encoding phosphoadenosine phosphosulfate reductase domain-containing protein yields the protein MKQFNIEQINEDLKDKSPAEIITWALSVAKNPVLTTNFRPYEVVILHACTQVEPELKIIWCDTGYNTPQTYKHANELIHALELNVHLYVPKQTAAYRDSIIGIPQIDDPQHKIFTEQVKLEPFTRAMQEHKPDVWFTNLRKGQTAFRDSINVVSLSKDGILKVSPFYNYSDAQLDAYLEEYELPNEFKYFDPTKVLENRECGLHS
- the thrA gene encoding bifunctional aspartate kinase/homoserine dehydrogenase I gives rise to the protein MKQLQHITLSNFISEKGYRSEQLQLSYEVFGKELYSAPIILINHALTGNSNVAGKGGWWTDLVGENKVIDTNQYTILSFNIPGNGYDGFVIENYKDFEARDIANIFLLGLEKLKIQGLFALIGGSLGGGIAWEMAVISPKITEHLILIATDWKATDWLIANCQIQEQFLVNSSNPVHDARMHAMLCYRTPESFKKRFQRSKNEALAIFNVESWLLHHGKKLQERFQLSAYRLMNQLLKTIDVTKGRDAHVLDSIKANIHIIGVDSDLFFTAEENKETHKQLALTNPNVTYNEINSVHGHDAFLMEYKQLGKIIEPIFNISSKHNKMKIVKFGGKSLANGLGLESTLAIIKNKIDNNENIAVVVSARGKTTDHLESILEKAKNSLPYVEEFEQLKNYQLEADNTVDLSAEFQLLEEIFKGVNLLGDYSVKVKDQVLAQGELISAKLVANLLNKNGVKANFVDTRLLIKTNNQFGKAQPFENTSEENVIEFFRNQPDDITQIITGFIGSNLQGETTTLGRNGSNYTASLIANFLNAQEFQNYTHVDGIYTANPDLVENAKKIEKLSYQEANEMANFGANILHAKTIIPLIEKNIPLRILNTFNANNEGTLIGKETERGGIKSLSVEQNVALVNLIGRGLLGKVGVDGRIFGALGRENISVSIISQGSSERGIGFIVDAKNGYRAKKVLEEEFKTEFQSKDVSQVYVTENVSVISIIGQSLYSFNQPYSALIKNHITPILINNTVTGENVCLVVKQTDLKKAVNVIHGEIFGVSKNVNIAIFGKGLVGGTLINQILKSKDNIIKRKNINLNIFAVANSSKVLLNKNGVSTDWEKDLEKSDVENSIQNILEYAEKFHLENLIAIDNTASSEFVKHYIELVEDGFDLISSNKIANTLDYTFYKELREKLSKNKKTYLYETNVGAGLPLIDTIKLLHDSGENITGIRGVFSGSLSYLFNNYSAQDRPFSVVLKEAIENGYTEPDPREDLCGNDVGRKLLILARELDLQNEFTDVKIENLIPEDLREGSASEFLGKLDEMDAYYQDIKDSQKEGHVLRYIGDLSGNLQEDKGILEVKLISVPANSALGQIQGADAIFEVFTESYGEKPIVIQGAGAGAAVTARGVFGDVLRLAEKN